The Polaribacter sp. KT25b genome contains the following window.
GGTTCGATTCAGAAACGTTTCCTTGGTTAGGTTTGCCAGAAGCATCAGACTTAGAGCAACCTGCAGAATATCAAATTGAATATATTAGAGTTTGGCAAAAACAATCTGGTCAAATAAATGTAACGGGAAGCACAAATGCTATTGAAGGTGTTACAGATGGTGTTTTTACTGTTGCTTTATCAAACGGAGAAATTGCAACTGAAGATATTAATATAACATTTTCAGTTGGCGGTAATGCAATTGAAGGAACAGACTATACATCAATACCAAGAACTGTAACGATAGCAAACGGAAAGAATTCTGCTCAAATAAATATTAATGCAATTGAAGATCATATTGATGAAGATCAAGAAACCGTTACTATAACGTTGTTGTTTTCGAGTACAAAAACTGTAAATACAACCGAAACAAGTATTCAGATTTCTGATGTTATTGAATCTACAAAATTAACAGCAGGAGATATTGCTATTCTTGGTTGGCAAGCCGGAAACGGTAAATTGGCATTTATGCTTTTAAAAGAGATTACATCAGCAACCAAATTGTCAATATCTAATAGAACTTGGAATAATTCTCAAAGTGAATTTACAGGCGATTATTCAGTTGATGATATTTGGACATGGACTTCAGGTGCAGCATTTAAAACTGGTACTATATTGATGTTAGATGCCGATGGACAAATTAAACAAGTTGTAGGTAATGAAGAAATAATTGTTGGTACAACTACTCATGATTATACAGGAAAAGTTTCTCAAAATAGTGATGGAGATTTTGATTTGTCAGCAAACGGAGAAGGTATTTTGATTTTTCAAACAGATCCTTTTTTATTGCCAACAAATGCAAATTCTACTGCTTGGGTAACTGGTTTAAATACAGCACAAGGTTGGGGGCTTGGAGGAGGAAACTCTGCTTGCGAATTACCAACAGCATTAACAAATGGAATAAATGCAACTAGTGTAGGAGAAAAACATGATTTTGGAGTTTATAAAGGTAAGTTATCTGGAACATCGGCTGAATTAAGAGCTAGTATTAATAATGCTAATAATTGGGCTTTTTCTGAAGACACAGTTTACAAATTGTGGAGTTTTAACGACAATTCTAATAATATTTCTGGTGATATTGGTGTTGCAGGTACTTTGAGTTTGTCAGAGAATTCTACTTTTAAATTAACAGTTTTCCCTAATCCTGTAAATGATTATTTGTATCTAAATTTTGGAGAAAGTCAGCCTAGATTTGAAATAGAGATTTTTACAACTTTTGGTAAATCAGTAAAAAAAGTGAAAGAAAATAATGTGAGTACTTCTAAAATAGATGTTTCTAACTTATCATCTGGTGTTTATTTTCTTTCAATTATGTCAGAAAACACAAAACAAATTAAAAAAATAATTATCAAATAAATAAATTTAATTACATGAACATGAAAAATATCTTAACTAGAATTAGCGTTTGTTGTTTCGCGTTAATAGCTTTTAATACTATAGCACAAACAACAAGCGGAACAAGGCCAAATATCATTGTCATTTTAGCCGACGATTTAGGGTATGCAGATGTTGGTTTTAATAGAGATGCAACTTTTCCGGTTGATAGAGGTGTAATTCCTACTCCAAATATAGATGCTTTAGCAAGTACAGGAATTGTTGTAAAAAATGCACACGTAGCGCATCCTTTTTGTGGACCAAGTAGAGTTGCGTTATTAACTGGTATGATGCCTCATAGAATTGGTGCTCAATATAATTTACCAAATGATATTACATCAACATTAGGTGTGCCAGAAAATGAAACTTATTTTTCATCAGTATTACAAAATTCTAGCTATAATACAGCTGCGTTTGGTAAATGGCATTTGGGTTTTAAAGAAGGTTCTTACCAGCCACTTGATAGAGGTTTTGATTATTTTTATGGATTTTTAGGAGGTGGAAAAAACTACTTTGAAAGTGAATATGAAGATGGTTTTTATAATAGATTAGGTGGTGCAAATCCTGTAACAAACGAATATCAAGATCCTATTTGGAGAGATAGAGGTTATGTTGCTAGAGACGAATATAGCAATGCAGAAAATGAAGACTATTTAACAGATTTACTTACGGATGAAGCAATTGGGTATGCAAATAGTGTTGCAGGTTCTTCTGATCCTTATTTTATGTATTTGTCTTATAATGCACCACATACACCTTTACAAGCGCCTGAAGCAGAAGTGGCACAGTTTAAATTAGATAATCCTAATTTTGAAAACTTAATAAGAAATAGCACATACATTACGGAATCGACGCCTGTTACTAAAGAAGCAGATCCTGCTAAGAAAGCAGAATTAATTGAAAAATTTGTGCAAGCACGTATTACCTATGCTACGATGGTAACAAATATGGATAAAAATATTGGTAGATTGGTTACAGAGTTAAAAAAAGACATGACAAAATTTAACAACACTGTTATTATCTTTTTAAGTGACAATGGTGGGTATACCTATAGTAAAGGAGCAGTAAATTGGCCTTTAGATGCTTTAAAAGGAAGTGTAAAAGAAGGTGGACATAAAGTGCCAATGTTTGTAAGTTGGCCAAATAAAATTACAAGTAGTGCTACTTATAATCATCAAATTAGTTCTTTAGATATCTATCCTACTTTAGTAGCGTTAGCTGGTGAAACTGTGCCTGCTGGGAAAACAATAGACGGGGTTAATTTTATGGACAAATTAATAGCTGGAGAAGATGCAAGACCAGATGATCAGATTTTAATTATGAGACCTCAAAATGGTTTTCATAATGGTGGAATTGCTTATGATCATTGGAAAATTGTAAAAACAGCAAATGGTGGTAAATGGAGTTTATATGATATTGCTACAGATCCAGGAGAAGAAACAGACGTTAGAAATAGCGATCCAAATGGCGAGGAAATTGTTCAAGATATTTTAGACAGAGCAATTGCATTAGTAGTTGACTTTAAAGATGTGAAACCAGCTTGGTATGACAATGATAATGAAGATGTTGATGGTGATGGTATTGGTGATGGTCATGTTCATAGTTTTCTTTGGGAAGATGGTACTTTACCTGGTTATGACCGACTTTTTGAAACTCCGTTGTTAAAATTAGAAGGTGAACTTAGTAAAATTTCAATAGCTAAAACTACGGATGCTACTGAAGGAATTGTTAATGGTGTTTTTACAGTAAGTTTACCAGAAGGAGTAATGGCAACCGAAGATATAGATGTAACATATACAATAAGTGGCGATGCTACAGATGGTACAGATTATACTACATTATCTGGTACAGTTACAATTATGAATGGCACAAATGCATCAGAAATTAATATTGTTGCAACAGAAGATGGATTAGATGAAATAAGTGAATCAGTAATTATTACATTAGCAACAACAACTTTTGGATCTGTAGAAAGTACACCAGCAGAAATAAATATTTTTGATGTAATTGAACCAACAGTATTAACAGCAGGAGATATTGCAATAGTGGGTTGGAAAGCTGGAAAAGGGAAACTAGCTTTTATGCTGTTAAAAGATATTAGCGCAACTACTAAATTGTCAATTTCTAATAGAACATGGAGTAATTCTTCAAATGCATTTACAGGAGATTATAGTGTAGATGATATTTGGACTTGGTCTCCAGGAGCAGCTTATACTACTGGCGATATTTTTATTCTTGATGATAATGGCAGTGTTAAACAAGTTCTAGATAATGCAGAAGTAGTTGTGGGGTCAACTTCTCACGATTATACAGGTAAAACGGCAGAATCTAGTGATGGAGATTTTGATTTTTCTGTAAATGGAGAAGGTATCTTAATTTTTCAAGCAGATCCTTTTGTACTACCAACAGATGCAAATTCAACAGCATGGATAACAGGAATCAATACTGCACTTGGTTGGGGTAATGGTGGTGGAAACTCTAGAAGTGATTTACCAACGGCGTTAACCAATGGAGTAAATGCAAATATTGTTGGAGAAAAACATGATTTTGGAGTGTATACAGGCAAATTATCTGGAACACCTGCTCAATTAAGAGCAAGTATTAATGATGTAAGTAATTGGTCTTTTTCTGAAGATGCAGAATACAATTTATGGAGTTTTGATACAACTTCTGGAGATGTGTCAGGAAACATTGGTACTGCAGGTACGTTAAGTTTATCAACTCAAAATGCTTATCAATTAAATATTTATCCGAATCCTGTGTCTAAAAATGTTACAATACAATTAAATAATACGTATAAAAATGTTGATATAGAAGTGTTGTCAATTACAGGCAAACTGATAAAAAAAATAAATGTAAAAAATATGATAAAGAAAAATGTCGATATATCTAACTTAAGTTCTGGAATGTATGTTTTAAGGGTAAAAGCAGATGCTAATTTATCAATTGAAAAGATTATTAAATTATAAGGTTGTTAACTGTTAGTCGTTTCGATTGTTTTTTTTCGTAATAGTAACGAGAACGCATACGATTTGTCAGTTAGAGCGCAGTTGAGAACTCATTTTTTACATTTCTAGTATTTAAATCTAAAAGTCAAGTTTTCATCACATAGAAACATAGTATTTTTTAAACATAGGTTTCTATGTGATAATTACAAGAAGCTTGTCAGTCCAAGTGAGTTTACGATTGTAAATTTGTATAGTTTATATTGAGAATCAATCAATTTATAGACAAGGAATTAAACTATAAAAGTCTAAAACAATTGTTTTAGACTTTTTTTATAGAAAATAGTATAATTCCTATAAAATTGGTAAAAAATTACTAAGAATTACATAAATAGTACGGAAAGACACCTAAAAAAGCAGCTATCACTATAGTTTTGGATAGATAATTAATTGAAAGAGTTTTTAAGTTTTAAGTAAAGATATCAATTTGGTATATAAAAAAGGTAATATTACACTACTTAATGTTAATATTTGCTTAAAATTTAATCAATTCTAATATTAGTTTTACAGATAATTATTTATTAACAAAAAAATTAATCATGAACAAAAAATTACAAAAAAATTACTTGTTTATACTTGCCTTTTTGGGGTTATTAAGTGTAAATATGAATGCACAGACACATGATCAAACATTTAGTGATAATGCCAGTTTTCAATACTATAATATTGGTTATGGTAATGGTACTAGAAGTCACGATCCAACTGGAGGTCTTACTGGAGATGGAGCTTTTAAACTTGTTAGAGATAATAATAATAACTCTAACTTTGGCTTTAATGATGGTATTGATGCTTCAACAAAAAAAGTAATAAAAATAAGATACAAAAACGAAACAACTGCTCCAAATATTCAAATTAAAGGTAAAAGTACTGATGGTACTACAGAAACAGATTTGGGCACTACTATTGCTAGTATTGATTCTAATTCTAGTGATTGGAAAACTTTATATATTGATATGTCTGGTGTAGCTGCATGGACTAATAGTGTAAACAATCTAGATATTTTGGTTAAAGGGTCAGTTTCAGTCCCAGCTTCAGGAGATGCTGTGGGT
Protein-coding sequences here:
- a CDS encoding T9SS type A sorting domain-containing protein — protein: MKIKLHFNRNSNNFLFFLIFAFVLFYYNLSAQKLPLSDQENTGNWVLNTDISDEFEAVSLDETQWLIQGRNDEYQSNFKGRAPSQFSTENAILEDGKLKILTKWEPNYNFNPTVDANGDSYENITTAAVISKKQFLYGYMEIKSKAANAEITSSFWTTGPGGATGASELDMFEMFGGHKTNDAWKKRLKLNIISWDPNNSIKQAATAAGQSVGTTHSRFIQAENNTADDFHVYGFEWTSEYIKVYIDGVLHPNGTILKSEITNNGAEPDRWVTDVPYWVWFDSETFPWLGLPEASDLEQPAEYQIEYIRVWQKQSGQINVTGSTNAIEGVTDGVFTVALSNGEIATEDINITFSVGGNAIEGTDYTSIPRTVTIANGKNSAQININAIEDHIDEDQETVTITLLFSSTKTVNTTETSIQISDVIESTKLTAGDIAILGWQAGNGKLAFMLLKEITSATKLSISNRTWNNSQSEFTGDYSVDDIWTWTSGAAFKTGTILMLDADGQIKQVVGNEEIIVGTTTHDYTGKVSQNSDGDFDLSANGEGILIFQTDPFLLPTNANSTAWVTGLNTAQGWGLGGGNSACELPTALTNGINATSVGEKHDFGVYKGKLSGTSAELRASINNANNWAFSEDTVYKLWSFNDNSNNISGDIGVAGTLSLSENSTFKLTVFPNPVNDYLYLNFGESQPRFEIEIFTTFGKSVKKVKENNVSTSKIDVSNLSSGVYFLSIMSENTKQIKKIIIK
- a CDS encoding sulfatase-like hydrolase/transferase; the protein is MKNILTRISVCCFALIAFNTIAQTTSGTRPNIIVILADDLGYADVGFNRDATFPVDRGVIPTPNIDALASTGIVVKNAHVAHPFCGPSRVALLTGMMPHRIGAQYNLPNDITSTLGVPENETYFSSVLQNSSYNTAAFGKWHLGFKEGSYQPLDRGFDYFYGFLGGGKNYFESEYEDGFYNRLGGANPVTNEYQDPIWRDRGYVARDEYSNAENEDYLTDLLTDEAIGYANSVAGSSDPYFMYLSYNAPHTPLQAPEAEVAQFKLDNPNFENLIRNSTYITESTPVTKEADPAKKAELIEKFVQARITYATMVTNMDKNIGRLVTELKKDMTKFNNTVIIFLSDNGGYTYSKGAVNWPLDALKGSVKEGGHKVPMFVSWPNKITSSATYNHQISSLDIYPTLVALAGETVPAGKTIDGVNFMDKLIAGEDARPDDQILIMRPQNGFHNGGIAYDHWKIVKTANGGKWSLYDIATDPGEETDVRNSDPNGEEIVQDILDRAIALVVDFKDVKPAWYDNDNEDVDGDGIGDGHVHSFLWEDGTLPGYDRLFETPLLKLEGELSKISIAKTTDATEGIVNGVFTVSLPEGVMATEDIDVTYTISGDATDGTDYTTLSGTVTIMNGTNASEINIVATEDGLDEISESVIITLATTTFGSVESTPAEINIFDVIEPTVLTAGDIAIVGWKAGKGKLAFMLLKDISATTKLSISNRTWSNSSNAFTGDYSVDDIWTWSPGAAYTTGDIFILDDNGSVKQVLDNAEVVVGSTSHDYTGKTAESSDGDFDFSVNGEGILIFQADPFVLPTDANSTAWITGINTALGWGNGGGNSRSDLPTALTNGVNANIVGEKHDFGVYTGKLSGTPAQLRASINDVSNWSFSEDAEYNLWSFDTTSGDVSGNIGTAGTLSLSTQNAYQLNIYPNPVSKNVTIQLNNTYKNVDIEVLSITGKLIKKINVKNMIKKNVDISNLSSGMYVLRVKADANLSIEKIIKL